One window of Paenibacillus sp. JQZ6Y-1 genomic DNA carries:
- a CDS encoding EAL domain-containing protein gives MNCSGCSYIQPIEDQGVISLRPLTQELEQQVQQQSFECSPIVRDACSIEYDSREQMLDILQWIFHLPNIEGSELQVGIGGKNNNKGEPDWLPVAVMISRLQNYDIVDIIRQRKFMSHMQPIVDRNEQVVAYEFLLRPTPDGPTFQPYRLFEIAHRTGLHSFLDRAARISAIETSAIHLPKGIKRFINFLPSSIYNPQYCLSHTFAAIERLSLDPKDFVFELVETENVLHTPKLQEICEVYRNNGIHVALDDVGSGYARPELIDRLKPDYVKIDRGLIDGCDQSTDKQQAIIQIMERSRDVGSQVLAEGIERREEFDFCSSIGIDLAQGYLFGKPAEQPGLQL, from the coding sequence ATGAATTGTAGCGGATGTAGCTATATTCAACCAATTGAAGATCAGGGAGTGATTTCTCTGCGACCGCTGACTCAGGAGCTTGAGCAGCAGGTTCAGCAGCAGTCTTTTGAATGTAGTCCAATTGTGCGTGACGCATGCTCAATTGAGTACGATTCAAGAGAACAAATGCTGGACATTTTGCAGTGGATTTTTCACCTCCCGAATATTGAGGGGAGCGAATTGCAGGTGGGTATTGGGGGAAAAAACAATAATAAGGGCGAGCCGGATTGGTTGCCGGTAGCGGTGATGATTTCCCGCCTGCAGAATTACGACATTGTCGATATTATCCGTCAGCGCAAATTCATGAGTCATATGCAGCCAATCGTTGACCGCAACGAGCAGGTGGTGGCGTATGAATTTCTGCTACGACCGACACCGGATGGACCGACATTTCAGCCTTACCGCTTGTTTGAAATTGCCCATCGGACGGGATTGCACTCCTTTTTGGATCGTGCGGCACGAATTTCGGCGATAGAGACGAGTGCCATTCATCTGCCAAAGGGGATCAAGCGCTTCATTAACTTTTTACCGTCGTCGATCTACAATCCACAGTATTGCTTGAGTCATACGTTTGCAGCGATTGAACGTCTTAGTCTAGACCCGAAGGATTTTGTCTTTGAATTGGTAGAGACGGAGAATGTGCTGCATACGCCGAAGCTACAGGAGATTTGCGAAGTGTATCGCAACAATGGTATCCATGTGGCGCTGGATGATGTGGGCTCCGGTTACGCTCGTCCTGAGCTGATCGACCGCCTGAAACCGGATTACGTCAAAATTGACCGCGGGTTGATTGACGGCTGCGACCAGAGTACGGACAAGCAGCAGGCGATTATCCAGATCATGGAGCGCTCGCGCGATGTAGGCAGCCAAGTGCTGGCTGAAGGCATT
- a CDS encoding bifunctional 2',3'-cyclic-nucleotide 2'-phosphodiesterase/3'-nucleotidase yields the protein MKLGKKTIRNAVSAFVALQLFAVTAIPVFAADATGNAVVKIRLMETTDIHTNVVNYDYYSDKPTDEYGYAKTATLIKAARDEAKNSVLIDNGDLLQGTPLGDYMAKINPLKDGEVHPVYKAMNQFGYDAGNYGNHEFNYGLDFLAKAVKGANFPYVNANIYVDDGTGKGEKNYFTPYLILDKKVTDESGATHDLKVGVIGFVPPQIMQWDSANLNGKVVVKDIVETANKFIPQMKAEGADIIIAVPHSGFEDIPQTELMENSVLYLSKVPDIDAIMFGHAHKVFPSSDFAGKTGVDLEKGTINGVPSVEPGFWGDHLGIIDLELTQNGDDWNVTSSKVEARPIYDKTTKTALVQADQSVVDAVYTEHEETLDYIRGPVGTTTSRITSYFALVKDDPSIQIVTNAQKWYLEQKLQGTDYEGLPILSAGAPFKAGGRSGATYYTDIPAGTIAIKNVSDLYVYPNTVYAVKVNGAEVKNWLEWSAGQFNQIDPSKSGEQALINMDFPTYNFDVIDGVTYQIDVTQPAKYDGKGNVVNESANRIVNLQYNGKPIDPNQEFIVATNNYRASSSKLANPDGKRIVLAAPDENRQVIIDYIRENKTINPTADGNWSFAPIKGNADVTFNTSPNAQTALTTTKSAVAATGEAITYEGDAADGFAKYKIDLSSAAAAPTTGGTGTKPTPSKPSKPATTPAKPSTPATTPAKPAPPVTTPAKGEQSYTIKRGDNLYRISLKYGVTWQELAKYNKITDPTTLQVGDVVKIPAK from the coding sequence TTGAAACTGGGGAAAAAGACGATTCGCAATGCGGTTAGCGCATTTGTGGCATTACAGCTGTTTGCCGTTACGGCGATTCCGGTATTCGCAGCGGACGCAACAGGCAACGCGGTAGTGAAGATTCGACTGATGGAAACGACGGACATTCATACGAACGTAGTCAACTATGACTATTATTCCGACAAACCGACGGACGAGTACGGTTATGCGAAGACAGCAACGCTGATCAAGGCTGCACGTGATGAAGCGAAGAACAGCGTTCTGATCGACAACGGCGATCTGCTGCAAGGCACACCGCTGGGCGATTATATGGCGAAGATCAACCCGCTCAAAGACGGTGAAGTGCATCCGGTCTACAAAGCGATGAACCAATTCGGCTACGATGCAGGTAACTACGGTAACCATGAGTTCAACTATGGTCTCGATTTCCTTGCCAAAGCGGTCAAAGGCGCGAACTTCCCTTATGTGAACGCCAATATCTATGTCGATGACGGCACAGGCAAAGGCGAGAAAAACTACTTTACCCCATACCTGATTCTCGACAAAAAAGTAACCGACGAGAGCGGTGCTACCCATGATCTGAAAGTGGGCGTGATCGGCTTCGTACCACCGCAAATTATGCAGTGGGACAGCGCGAACCTGAACGGCAAAGTAGTCGTGAAGGATATCGTAGAAACCGCCAACAAATTTATCCCGCAAATGAAAGCGGAAGGCGCGGACATCATTATTGCTGTCCCTCACTCCGGCTTTGAAGATATTCCACAAACCGAGCTAATGGAAAACTCGGTATTGTACCTGAGCAAAGTACCTGACATCGACGCGATCATGTTTGGTCATGCACACAAAGTATTCCCGAGCAGCGATTTTGCCGGTAAAACAGGCGTTGATCTGGAAAAAGGTACAATCAACGGTGTTCCATCCGTAGAGCCAGGCTTCTGGGGTGACCACCTCGGTATCATTGATCTGGAGCTGACTCAAAACGGCGATGATTGGAATGTAACTAGCTCCAAAGTAGAAGCACGTCCAATCTACGACAAAACAACCAAAACCGCGCTTGTACAGGCAGATCAAAGTGTAGTTGATGCTGTGTACACTGAGCATGAAGAAACACTGGATTATATCCGTGGTCCGGTTGGAACGACAACATCCCGCATTACCAGCTATTTTGCACTGGTGAAGGATGACCCGTCGATCCAGATCGTAACCAATGCACAGAAATGGTACCTGGAGCAAAAGCTACAGGGAACCGACTATGAAGGTCTGCCAATTCTATCTGCAGGAGCACCATTCAAAGCTGGTGGACGTTCCGGTGCAACGTACTACACCGACATTCCTGCCGGTACCATCGCGATCAAAAACGTATCCGATCTGTATGTGTACCCGAATACGGTATATGCGGTGAAAGTGAACGGCGCAGAAGTGAAGAACTGGCTGGAATGGTCCGCAGGGCAATTCAATCAGATTGATCCATCCAAGTCCGGTGAGCAAGCGCTGATCAATATGGACTTCCCAACGTACAACTTTGACGTGATTGACGGCGTAACATATCAAATCGATGTAACTCAGCCTGCTAAGTATGATGGCAAAGGCAATGTCGTGAATGAATCCGCTAACCGGATCGTCAATCTGCAATACAACGGCAAGCCGATTGATCCAAACCAAGAATTCATCGTAGCAACCAATAACTATCGCGCATCCTCGTCCAAGCTGGCGAACCCGGATGGCAAACGCATCGTACTGGCTGCTCCAGATGAGAACCGTCAGGTTATCATCGACTATATCCGTGAAAACAAAACGATCAACCCAACCGCTGACGGTAACTGGTCGTTTGCACCAATCAAAGGCAATGCGGATGTAACGTTTAACACATCTCCAAATGCACAAACTGCTCTGACTACAACCAAATCGGCAGTAGCTGCTACTGGCGAAGCAATCACGTATGAAGGCGACGCAGCAGATGGATTTGCAAAATACAAAATCGACCTGTCGAGTGCAGCAGCAGCGCCGACAACGGGTGGCACAGGTACAAAACCAACACCATCCAAACCGTCCAAGCCTGCTACAACACCAGCGAAGCCATCGACTCCGGCAACAACACCGGCGAAACCGGCTCCACCTGTAACGACACCAGCCAAAGGTGAGCAATCGTATACGATCAAACGCGGCGACAACCTGTACCGCATCAGCTTGAAATACGGTGTGACTTGGCAGGAACTGGCGAAATACAACAAAATCACGGACCCAACAACATTGCAAGTTGGCGACGTGGTGAAGATTCCTGCAAAATAA